Proteins from a genomic interval of Streptomyces sp. NBC_01445:
- a CDS encoding magnesium transporter MgtE N-terminal domain-containing protein yields MAAGAPRIFVSHLSGIAVFDPNGDMVGRVRDLVAMLRVGRRPPRLLGLVVELSTRRRIFLPMTRVTGIESGQVITTGVLNVRRFEQRPTERLVLGEMLDRRVRLVESGEEVTVLDVSIQQLPARRDWEIDRVFVRKGKGGGAFRRAKGETLTVEWSAVDGFSLEEHGQGAENLLATFEQLRPADLANVLHHLSPKRRAEVASALTNERLADVLEELPEDDQIEILGKLKEERAADVLEEMDPDDAADLLRELPEDDKERLLALMQPSDAADVRRLMAYEERTAGGLMTTEPIVLRPDATVADALARVRNPDLSPALAAQVYVCRPPDETPTGKYLGTVHFQRLLRDPPYTLVSSMLDEALQALAPSAALPVVAGFFATYDMVAAPVVDESGSLLGAVTVDDVLDHMLPEDWREQEFHLADGEVSHGAG; encoded by the coding sequence ATGGCGGCAGGCGCCCCCCGGATCTTCGTCTCGCATCTCTCCGGCATCGCCGTCTTCGACCCCAACGGCGACATGGTGGGGCGCGTCCGCGATCTCGTCGCCATGCTGCGCGTCGGCCGCCGCCCGCCCCGGCTGCTCGGGCTCGTCGTGGAGCTCTCCACGCGGCGCCGCATCTTCCTGCCGATGACCCGCGTGACCGGCATCGAGTCCGGCCAGGTCATCACCACCGGCGTACTGAACGTGCGGCGCTTCGAGCAGCGGCCCACCGAGCGGCTCGTCCTCGGCGAGATGCTCGACCGGCGGGTGCGGCTCGTCGAGTCCGGTGAGGAGGTGACGGTCCTCGACGTCTCCATCCAGCAGTTGCCGGCGCGCAGGGACTGGGAGATCGACCGGGTCTTCGTACGGAAGGGCAAGGGCGGCGGCGCGTTCCGCCGCGCCAAGGGCGAGACGCTCACCGTCGAGTGGTCGGCCGTCGACGGGTTCTCGCTGGAGGAGCACGGGCAGGGCGCCGAGAACCTCCTCGCCACGTTCGAGCAGCTTCGCCCAGCCGACCTCGCCAACGTCCTGCACCACCTCTCACCCAAGCGCCGTGCCGAGGTCGCGTCGGCCCTCACGAACGAGCGCCTCGCGGACGTCCTCGAGGAGCTGCCCGAGGACGACCAGATCGAGATCCTCGGCAAGCTCAAGGAGGAGCGCGCAGCCGACGTCCTGGAGGAGATGGACCCGGACGACGCGGCCGACCTGCTCCGCGAGCTGCCCGAGGACGACAAGGAGCGGCTGCTCGCGCTGATGCAGCCCTCTGACGCGGCCGACGTGCGGCGCCTGATGGCGTACGAGGAAAGGACGGCGGGCGGTCTGATGACGACCGAGCCGATCGTGCTGCGGCCCGACGCGACCGTCGCCGACGCGCTGGCCCGGGTCCGCAACCCCGACCTCTCCCCCGCGCTCGCCGCGCAGGTGTACGTCTGCCGGCCGCCGGACGAGACGCCCACCGGCAAGTACCTCGGCACGGTGCACTTCCAGCGGCTGCTGCGCGATCCCCCGTACACGCTGGTCTCGTCGATGCTCGACGAGGCCCTCCAGGCCCTCGCGCCGTCCGCCGCGCTCCCGGTCGTCGCCGGGTTCTTCGCGACCTACGACATGGTGGCGGCGCCCGTCGTCGACGAGAGCGGTTCGCTGCTCGGCGCGGTCACTGTGGACGACGTCCTCGACCACATGCTGCCGGAGGACTGGCGTGAGCAGGAGTTCCACCTGGCCGACGGGGAGGTGAGCCATGGCGCCGGCTGA
- a CDS encoding DUF1003 domain-containing protein, giving the protein MAPAERERDGRPEAARAPRFRLDLPRPPRRKLLPDYDPEAFGRLSERIARFLGTGRFIVWMTVIIIAWVVWNVSAPGNLRFDQYPFIFLTLMLSLQASYAAPLILLAQNRQDDRDKVNLEQDRKQNERSIADTEYLSREVAALRMGLGEVATRDWIRSELQDLLKELEDHRVTFPAGSSSDAGHRRDVDDH; this is encoded by the coding sequence ATGGCGCCGGCTGAGCGCGAGCGGGACGGCCGTCCCGAGGCCGCGCGGGCGCCGCGCTTCCGGCTCGACCTGCCGCGCCCCCCGCGCCGCAAGCTGCTGCCCGACTACGACCCGGAGGCCTTCGGACGCCTCTCGGAGCGGATCGCGCGCTTCCTGGGGACGGGCCGGTTCATCGTCTGGATGACGGTGATCATCATCGCGTGGGTCGTGTGGAACGTCTCGGCGCCGGGCAATCTGCGCTTCGACCAGTACCCGTTCATCTTCCTGACCCTGATGCTCTCGCTCCAGGCCTCGTACGCCGCTCCGCTCATCCTGCTCGCGCAGAACCGGCAGGACGACCGCGACAAGGTCAACCTCGAACAGGACCGCAAGCAGAACGAGCGGTCCATCGCCGACACCGAGTACCTCAGCCGCGAGGTCGCCGCCCTGCGCATGGGCCTCGGCGAGGTCGCCACCCGCGACTGGATCCGCTCCGAACTCCAGGACCTGCTCAAGGAGCTGGAGGACCATCGCGTCACCTTCCCGGCGGGCTCTTCTTCCGACGCGGGTCACCGACGTGACGTAGACGACCACTGA
- a CDS encoding Mrp/NBP35 family ATP-binding protein has protein sequence MATEDAVREALATVNDPEIQRPITELGMVKSVEIGADGAVAVTVYLTVSGCPMRETITKNVTDAVAAVEGVTRVDVTLDVMGDEQRKELAAALRGGTAEREVPFAKPGSLTRVYAVASGKGGVGKSSVTVNLAAAMAADGLKVGVVDADIYGHSVPRMLGAEGRPTQVENMIMPPSANGVKVISIGMFTPGNAPVVWRGPMLHRALQQFLADVFWGDLDVLLLDLPPGTGDIAISVAQLVPNAEILVVTTPQQAAAEVAERAGSIAVQTHQKIVGVVENMAGLPCPHCGEMVDVFGTGGGERVAEGLTRTTGANVPVLGSIPIDVRLREGGDEGKPVVLTDPDSPAGSALRAIAGKLGGRARGLSGMSLGITPRNKF, from the coding sequence ATGGCTACGGAAGACGCGGTGCGCGAAGCACTGGCGACGGTGAACGACCCCGAGATCCAGCGACCCATCACCGAGCTGGGGATGGTCAAATCTGTGGAGATCGGCGCGGATGGCGCGGTCGCGGTCACCGTGTACCTCACCGTCTCCGGCTGTCCCATGCGCGAGACCATCACGAAGAACGTGACCGACGCGGTCGCGGCCGTCGAGGGCGTCACGCGCGTCGACGTCACGCTGGACGTGATGGGCGACGAGCAGCGCAAGGAGCTCGCCGCCGCGCTGCGCGGCGGCACGGCCGAGCGTGAGGTGCCCTTCGCCAAGCCCGGCTCGCTGACCCGTGTGTACGCGGTGGCGTCCGGCAAGGGCGGCGTCGGCAAGTCCTCGGTGACGGTGAACCTCGCGGCGGCGATGGCCGCCGACGGCCTGAAGGTCGGCGTCGTGGACGCCGACATCTACGGCCACAGCGTGCCGCGCATGCTGGGCGCCGAGGGCCGTCCCACCCAGGTCGAGAACATGATCATGCCGCCGTCGGCGAACGGCGTGAAGGTCATCTCGATCGGCATGTTCACGCCGGGCAACGCGCCGGTCGTGTGGCGCGGCCCGATGCTGCACCGCGCGCTCCAGCAGTTCCTCGCCGACGTCTTCTGGGGCGACCTGGACGTCCTGCTCCTCGACCTGCCGCCGGGCACGGGCGACATCGCGATCTCCGTCGCGCAGCTCGTCCCGAACGCGGAGATCCTCGTCGTCACGACGCCCCAGCAGGCGGCGGCCGAGGTCGCCGAGCGCGCCGGCTCCATCGCGGTCCAGACCCACCAGAAGATCGTCGGCGTCGTCGAGAACATGGCGGGGCTGCCGTGCCCGCACTGCGGCGAGATGGTCGACGTGTTCGGCACGGGCGGCGGCGAGCGCGTCGCCGAGGGCCTCACGCGGACGACCGGGGCGAACGTCCCGGTGCTCGGCTCCATCCCGATCGACGTCCGGCTGCGCGAGGGCGGCGACGAGGGCAAGCCGGTGGTCCTCACCGACCCCGACTCCCCCGCGGGCTCGGCCCTGCGTGCCATCGCCGGCAAGCTGGGCGGCCGCGCGCGCGGCCTGTCGGGCATGTCGCTGGGAATCACCCCGCGCAACAAGTTCTGA
- a CDS encoding sec-independent translocase, whose protein sequence is MFNDIGPLELLTLVVLAVLVFGPDKLPKVIQDVTRTIRKIREFSDSAKRDIREELGPEFKDFEFEDLNPKTFLRKQLDNDELGLKEIRNGFDLKKEMAEVTEAVQSADESSSGSAAAASSGSAPAKIDMQKKPEKPAADDHPPYDADAT, encoded by the coding sequence GTGTTCAACGACATAGGCCCACTCGAGCTGCTGACGCTCGTCGTTCTTGCTGTGCTCGTCTTCGGCCCGGACAAGCTGCCGAAGGTCATTCAGGACGTGACGCGCACGATCCGTAAGATCCGCGAGTTCTCGGACAGCGCCAAGCGGGACATCCGTGAGGAACTGGGCCCGGAGTTCAAGGACTTCGAGTTCGAGGACCTCAACCCGAAGACGTTCCTCCGCAAGCAGCTGGACAACGACGAGCTCGGGCTGAAAGAGATCCGTAACGGCTTCGACCTGAAGAAGGAGATGGCCGAGGTCACGGAGGCCGTGCAGAGCGCGGACGAGTCCTCGTCCGGCTCCGCCGCCGCCGCGTCGTCCGGTTCGGCTCCGGCCAAGATCGACATGCAGAAGAAGCCGGAGAAGCCGGCGGCGGACGACCACCCGCCGTACGACGCCGACGCGACCTGA